The Rhea pennata isolate bPtePen1 chromosome 7, bPtePen1.pri, whole genome shotgun sequence genome contains a region encoding:
- the GOT1 gene encoding aspartate aminotransferase, cytoplasmic: MAAAASIFAAVPRAPPVAVFKLTADFREDGDARKVNLGVGAYRTDEGQPWVLPVVRKVEQMIAKDTSLNHEYLPILGLPEFRANASRIALGDDSPAIKENRIGSVQALGGTGALRIGAEFLRRWYNGNNNTATPVYVSSPSWENHNSVFVDAGFKDIRTYHYWDAAKRGLDLHGLLDDMEKAPEFSIFILHACAHNPTGTDPTPDEWKQIAAVMKRRFLFPFFDSAYQGFASGSLDKDAWAVRYFVSEGFELFCAQSFSKNFGLYNERVGNLTVVGKDADNVQRVLSQMEKIVRTTWSNPPSQGARIVATTLTSPQLFAEWKDNVKTMADRVLLMRSELRSRLESLGTPGTWNHITEQIGMFSFTGLNPKQVEYMIKEKHIYLMASGRINMCGLTTKNLDYVAKSIHEAVTKIQ; this comes from the exons atggccgccgccgcctccatCTTCGCCGCCgtcccgcgcgccccgcccgtCGCCGTCTTCAAGCTCACGGCGGACTTCCGGGAGGACGGCGACGCGCGGAAGGTCAACCTGGGCGTGGGCG CCTACCGCACCGACGAGGGGCAGCCATGGGTCCTCCCGGTGGTGAGGAAAGTGGAGCAGATGATTGCCAAGGACACCAGCTTGAACCACGAGTACCTGCCCATCCTCGGCCTGCCCGAGTTCCGGGCCAATGCCTCCCGGATTGCGCTGGGTGACGACAGCCCTGCCATCAAGGAGAACCGG ATTGGCAGTGTGCAGGCCCTGGGTGGGACAGGTGCTCTGCGTATTGGAGCGGAGTTTCTGAGGCGATGGTACAATGGAAACAACAACACGGCAACCCCTGTCTACGTCTCCTCTCCATCGTGGG AGAACCACAACTCTGTGTTTGTGGATGCTGGCTTTAAAGATATTAGAACTTACCATTACTGGGATGCTGCTAAGAGGGGGCTGGATCTCCATGGTCTGCTGGATGACATGGAG AAAGCCCCAGAATTCTCCATCTTCATCCTCCATGCCTGTGCACACAACCCAACAGGCACTGACCCAACTCCAGATGAGTGGAAGCAGATTGCTGCTGTTATGAAG CGCCGGTTCCTGTTTCCATTCTTCGACTCGGCGTATCAAGGTTTTGCCTCTGGCAGCCTGGACAAGGATGCCTGGGCTGTGCGATACTTTGTCTCCGAGGGCTTTGAGCTCTTCTGTGCACAGTCGTTTTCCAAGAACTTTGGGCTCTACA ATGAGCGTGTGGGGAATCTGACTGTGGTGGGGAAGGACGCAGACAATGTGCAGCGTGTGCTTTCCCAGATGGAGAAGATTGTGCGCACCACTTGGTCCAACCCTCCCTCCCAAGGAGCGCGCATTGTGGCAACTACTCTTACTTCCCCACAGCTCTTTGCCGAGTG GAAGGACAATGTGAAGACTATGGCAGATCGGGTCTTGCTGATGCGTTCAGAGCTCCGATCTCGTCTGGAGTCCCTTGGGACCCCAGGCACCTGGAACCACATCACAGAGCAGATCGGCATGTTTAGTTTCACAGGGCTTAACC CTAAACAGGTGGAGTACATGATCAAGGAGAAACACATCTACCTGATGGCTAGTGGGCGCATCAACATGTGTGGCCTGACTACCAAGAACCTGGACTATGTGGCTAAGTCCATTCATGAAGCAGTCACAAAGATCCAGTGA